TTTTAAATCTTCAAAATAGTGATAAGGTGTCGAGCGGTTGTGTAAATCTGAAGCGAATGGCCAAAAGCCATACAAATGAACCTCTTTGCAAAATAAGAGTGAAGCCGTTGTTATGTAAAACcctaaaacataaacaaaatgaaacaattaGATTCCATGTTATCTACTTGGTCGTTACATAGTAGTTACATAATTAGTTTCGTTACAGAGTGTAGCTGCCATtctattaaatatgatttttagTAGATAAATTGTTCAAAATTGTTTACCCCAGAGTACAGTAGCTGATTTCCCTTGTTACCAAGGTTGTTGCAAAGGTTTAAAGAAACAATACAAACGTTCCCGGAGTTaccctttaaagatgtattgtccccctaaaaaaaataattcttaacaaaatgttgttgttgaatatgcaattttaatgtaatataatagttatccactttgaccaaaaagtggatcgaaaaaatgtaatttaaagaaagaaatagtcaaattggctgccatcCATGGGTTTTTGCTTGAattaaactgtttattttgtcattttataagtgaaaatataCTTTTCttcggttttttttttctacagaaatgcataactttattaaaactataaaataagctattcaaagtctgattcaattaatctttttttgggacaatacatctctTTAAGTCATTGTATGCACACTAACCTGTTGATAACAATTTGTGCATGTGTTTTTTCGACCAATAGTCTTTTATCTCTCTAAAATGGTTTGGATTTCCATGTACAAATGTTACAGATTTCAAATTCttgtttagtaatttatttaatttaatgctCAAGTCATAGATCCATTTTGCTGCAAAACTTGGAAACCATATGTAATTGTTGTATTCCTTCATGTCTTTTATCAGCCGGGATTGTTGACCTTTGTTTTTCGCTCTACCATATCTGTAAAAAAAAGCATACAGGTAAAACCTCCAAGCGGAAATATTTAAGCGCTCGGATTATCAACATtcagaagtaggcctacttccttCCATATTGATTCGACtcaccatagagatattatagtgcactataatatctctatggacTCACCAAACCGAAAAGGGATTTCCCCACTCAACTGTTTATTCACAATGCAAAGTCAACACGTTTCCCCAATCGAACGATGGGAACTATTCAACAAACAACCAACCCCTATACTAATCAGAAGACaccatttaatttataatttgaccaatcacaagcgatggattatctgAACTGATGCTTGTCATTGGTAGACTcgtttgcgttgcgcttacgtccttgtcGCGTCCTAGTCCTGAGAAGAACCAAACCTTGCTCAGATTATATAATTGCTCAATATTATAAAAGGCCTAAAGCGACTCTCGAGTGTGTGGATGGTGAGAAATAGCCGAAATTGAAACGGTTTTAAAGTTTCCAAAATTAAGAATATTTTAACAAGGGTAAAATGCTACGGAATTTAGTAAAATCATCTTTATGGCTTCATGGTCTCTTTCCCTTCATCCATGATGCATGAATTAGTATgaatatatatgaatataataCTGCATACCATACATACAgttttaaggccaatttacacagagatgagcggtaacggtaatataaatatagaatctatgttattcctttgAACTTTTACACGTAGGTACGGTACACATACAAATACACACAAAATACATAACGGGCGGGTGGTTTCctctcaggatagatacagattctacgtgggacaagctataATGCggtttccgcttaccgttaccgctcgtctgtggaAATTGGCCTTTAGATACCCACCTATTCACAATAATCGAAGGGTTAACTGTTGTTATATTACTTTTAACACCTGCATCTTCTTTAAAGCGACCGATTGGTGGTGCGTTGCATCTAAAAAGGGGGATAAAGGTAATGGTGATTTAaattgtagtaggcctataataatattttataaagatCATAGggtatttttttctaataaaatgttattttgatgaCGTTTACTTATGTGATTCAAATCCGAAACAAGAAAAGCAAATAGAAGTGGATATCTAAAAAACACCTTGaatttaattaatgaaatacaCGCCTTTCGTCATTACTAACATATATTTAATACAGCAGAACTCGTTTCTAAATAACTTGCGATATTAAGTTAGAATCTATCTAGTGACAGAATCGGGTGATAGTCAAACATCTCGAAAAACTGACTGCAGTAATATTCTGCAAATTAGGACTATGTAGTGACGCACGCTCGTCTTCTGCAAATTACGTTGAGACTAAAGCTCTGTGTgagcactatcaaactttttgcgataacaaaatgtaatgtgcccatataatattgaacacattttttgtatcaagctggtttgatagtgtagacaaagctttagacaAACACTCGAACGTAAGCACGTACTGCAATAGTAATAATCTGAGGCTCGTAATTAGTCAACTTACGCGCTCTGTACGCCATTGCGTTTTGCGTCCTTTCCAGTGTAAACCAACATTAACGTCCAAGTAGTCAGCGCTTTAAGTGAATGCAATAGTCCTTACCTTATAACAAAGTCAGCTTTATCTATTTCATAACCACATTTACTTCCATTCAATATTCCTCCATTTCCTACAATAGAACATCTTTTGTACTCAGTCTGTTCGGGAGAATACTGAAAGATTGAGATAGTCCTAGTCATCAATATCGTACATatctatttttaacattaatatatagCGCCGTATTTAGCTTTgcgttttattttgaaagaaaacaaatagtAAAAGTTGAactttaaaatacattacaatCCAAATGATAAAAAGTTTACCAAACTCGGACATTGGCATGTGAAGCGCCGCTGATTATGAGCTTATCATAGAAATAGGCActtaacaatgttaatattaatttaaaatggtcaccaatttttaattaatctgTTTTCTCTCTCATCCCCCTCTTTTGTTTTAAGCACTTTGGAACAATCTGCCGATTGTTACCAGCGCTATATTAGTTTGACAGCATTTAACGATTTGTTTACCAGAAAatctaaaatgtttatttaaaatctCATCCCATCATAGAAATAAACCTTCTTTAGTCGTAATAGAATAATCGAATTCTAACccttaaatcattaaaaaaattattacccCTTGGTTTTCTAGAATCTAGATAAGATATCGTAGGTTTTAGTTTTCTAGATTTTAGTTTTCTAAACACCAGGTCTAAAAAAGTTTCTAGATCTAGAAGACTAAGATATCTTATTAGGTCTTAATTTTCTAGGAGTCTAAAGATGACAACTATCAGAGTGtccattttgtattgaaaatcCCTGCATCAGCACAGGGGCCTAAAAATGATACTCCCGGCCATACTCACATTGCTAAACAATAATTTTTGTAGGCTAAACATACCTCGTGCAGCAACTTATAGAAAAACTCGTGTGTGGTTATTTTTTCTTGTGTAAACGTGAAATTAAAACGCTGAGATTGCCGTACATTATGCCGATTGAGAATCATTTCTGTGTGGACAGTTTTCTTTAACTcagatctaaaaaaaaaaatcataacacTCAATTTGGTATAATATGCAGTACAATTATACGTCAGAGTAGAGCAAAATATTTGGCCAATTAACTTAGCGGCCTGACTTAGCTACTTTGCAGTAAAAATACGTTGGAAAAGAGAAGAGTGCACTGTAATTGGGATAGTTGGACTATAGTGTACTTCAAATCATTAGAAACAGACAGCCTGTGTAAAATGTCTTGTGTTTGAGTCCCATCCGATAACGTATTTGTTTGCAATGTTCTCAACGTCATACGTCAGAGCTATAGTAAAACATCAGCTACCTTATTAAACTTAGCTACCTGAcgtaaaaatagtttttttgaaaaaaagtatcaTCATACCTTAGATCTAGGAAATTCGATAAATTTCGTTTCCATGGTTTCATGAATAATTCCCGCAGAGATTGGAGACTGGGTGGTTCCGATAAATGCAATTCAATTATAGGCTTATTCTTCTTTTCACTATTGTTGGAATTTAACCTTCCATTACAAATTATGATactaaaaaaagtatataatgtGAAAATAATAAAGGTAAGTGAATTTTATAGTGATTATTACGTAATCGAATCAAGTATTTGAGAAAACATAACAATTAAGTTATGTCCTTATTGGAGTACATTATTCGGACcaaaagaaacacatttttctGTTCCATAAAACGAACCATGTGAATGCAGCTTATAGccaaatttattgatttatttatttttttaatttagtcaCACCTGAAAAACAATAtacacaatatatttttttaaacagtacaATTAAGACTCGGTATTCAATTGATATCCCAAAAAGTAatatacatataggcctaatccCATGGGGTACTTAAAAAACATatcaaaattgtaaaataaaatagataggcctaaaacgaaaattattatatgaaagttattatatgtacagtattaaactaacatattttattgcttTGTACTTTTGTGATGAAGACGAataattgaagaaaaaaaaatatgaatccATTGGAAATGATGAAAAGTTTGTTGCCATAccataaataaattaacatgaAGCAAATTCCACATGTGATCAATCGTAGTCGACGCGTTTGTACATTCATATTTATCGACCTACCCTggaaaattcaattcaacaattcaaaataacatttatttattatacttccttttaaaattcaaactATAAcggaataaataagaaataacatagacaaatatcaataaatcaaataaaatgaaatcaattcagtttatttccacaatattataacatacatacagtataataattgcAATGAAGTCATCATGTGGGGGGAGAGTCATATAAATGAGTCAGAAAGACTTTAAGTTTGACCCACCCcaagatataacattattaaatacgaatacgaaaaagaaagaaaatatatatacataactaatcataaataataaaaaacaaagctacaattattaaatacgaatacgaaaaagaaaaaatatatatatgtataaataaactaataataaataataaaaaacaaagctACACTTTCTATTTAAATCATATTATCCGATTTTAACTGGTCTTATagcatatatatatttaacgttCATCATATCTTGAAAGTAAATAGttctagtataggcctactaatttaaatttagaagttgtagatgcatttttaatatctacataTCTGGGGGGAAAAGGAAGAAGGCAGGATCCCAGAAAGATACAGGATCTTGAGTCGGGTCTGCCTGGGAGAAACAAAACGAAGTGACGAAGACATTAGTAGGACACGGGACAGGACAAATCAACTGAACACATTTTGTTCAGTAGAGCATGAGGCATGAATTCATTTGCTTACCCCGTGACAATGTAGTGAATTcagaattataatataaatgattacCAATGTATATACGAACATTGTTCCAAGTTCAGTCATAAATAGATTCAAGTATagtataacaacattttataaaaatattgtagtACAAAAatttcaacattaaaataatagacCAAAAATAGACAAATTCACAGCAGAACTTATACacataaaatgtaaaaacatacaaaaaaaggcatataaaaacattaaaatataaccACCGAAACGAACGCGTTCATCCGTGTTTATAATAGACACGATGAACGCGTTCGTTTCGTTACTATTATGATGATTAAACGGATTCGATAATGGAATTGCGACGGCGAAAAATTCACTTTTAATCTGTTCATAATACAGCAGGCCTATGGTTTCTCCATGGTATGACACAGTATCGATTTTCTTACAGGATATTATTGTGTATTGACTGAGTAACAAAAGCGATTATTTTGAAACACTCAATGTAATGTATTGAAAGTTATTTATTGTCagttgtattgtattataatattacattattcaAGTGCAATGCATTTtaaacgaacattttattgatgaagaaataaaagtgggtcgaACCTACATAagacaacaaaaaaagaaaatcgaCACATaccagggaggtataaaaataatatttgtataccTCCCTGGTCATACCATGTAATATAGGCCTGCtgtattatttactgtattttttattttgtgtggttttttttatcaattccTTTTTTGATTCATTTCTTCTTAAACATTTCGTTTTTAACTGCAATGAAATTAAGTTGTAAGTTGTGTGCTTGATCTATTTAATAAAGACACCAATATTATACACAGAAGAACATCAATGATAGTTAATTGGGCGCATAAAACACTTGAACCGTAACGAACGGTCGGATCCGCTTAATTAGGCCAATGAAAATAGGCCTAGACCTATTTTAATTGATAAAGTAAgagttttaaattgaaaaattgctACTGTGTAGTTGAATCATGAAGAaggaaacaataaaaatatactcATATGCGATAAAGCAGTGTGGAAGAATTATAGGTATAGGCTTAGCCTACTTCCGGATGCTGCATACAGAATACTTATACAAACAAAACCATGTATTTAACTACCTTTTATATGCCTCgtcaataggcctacacacgACGAACCCAAAGACTGGTGTATTCACATCATATATTACTGGCTCATTTTATAAGTACACTGCGATTATCCGCACAAAATAGTAATATTAGCAGTAAATTATACTCATTCCAACTGCAGTCGGGTCAATTTAGCCTACGTACCGTTTCTTTCTTCCAAGATGTCGAATTCCAGAAgactattattagtattaattgctAAACACGGATTGGCCAAATCATTGTGATCATTTAACAAAAGAAACGATACTAAAAGACGCTTttcatttaataacatttatccttgaataaataatattacctgcacataataataatattataataatcagCAACACCGCCGCATGAGGGCGATATACAtacataatttatatcatatttatcTTGTCTGTACATTcttaagctccgtctacactatcaaaatatatgtgacaaaaaattgcgagatgtgcccatatatggacacgatgatgccATATTAGTACggtaccatatttaggcacattacactttttttgtcaaactagtttgaatattaaatagtttatccatcctgtaattggcaagttactcgctgttgga
This genomic stretch from Antedon mediterranea chromosome 11, ecAntMedi1.1, whole genome shotgun sequence harbors:
- the LOC140061946 gene encoding alpha-N-acetylneuraminide alpha-2,8-sialyltransferase-like isoform X2: MKPWKRNLSNFLDLRSELKKTVHTEMILNRHNVRQSQRFNFTFTQEKITTHEFFYKLLHEYSPEQTEYKRCSIVGNGGILNGSKCGYEIDKADFVIRCNAPPIGRFKEDAGVKSNITTVNPSIIVNRYGRAKNKGQQSRLIKDMKEYNNYIWFPSFAAKWIYDLSIKLNKLLNKNLKSVTFVHGNPNHFREIKDYWSKKHMHKLLSTGFYITTASLLFCKEVHLYGFWPFASDLHNRSTPYHYFEDLKLSKASHAFDSEFDKLLSLHKDGVLQLHVDDC
- the LOC140061946 gene encoding alpha-N-acetylneuraminide alpha-2,8-sialyltransferase-like isoform X1; translated protein: MNVQTRRLRLITCGICFMLIYLCIIICNGRLNSNNSEKKNKPIIELHLSEPPSLQSLRELFMKPWKRNLSNFLDLRSELKKTVHTEMILNRHNVRQSQRFNFTFTQEKITTHEFFYKLLHEYSPEQTEYKRCSIVGNGGILNGSKCGYEIDKADFVIRCNAPPIGRFKEDAGVKSNITTVNPSIIVNRYGRAKNKGQQSRLIKDMKEYNNYIWFPSFAAKWIYDLSIKLNKLLNKNLKSVTFVHGNPNHFREIKDYWSKKHMHKLLSTGFYITTASLLFCKEVHLYGFWPFASDLHNRSTPYHYFEDLKLSKASHAFDSEFDKLLSLHKDGVLQLHVDDC